In a single window of the Ancylobacter polymorphus genome:
- a CDS encoding HNH endonuclease, whose translation MAPFSFDSLPPRLAALTALDSGKGCWVWQGADSGSGRGGGYGRVKWQGVTQAVHKVVWHIAGGRPLRKGEQLDHECRVRRCCNPAHLRPMFQPRNMKLAHARRRADFTAEAVR comes from the coding sequence ATGGCTCCCTTTTCCTTCGACAGCCTGCCGCCCCGGCTGGCGGCGTTGACCGCGCTGGACTCCGGCAAAGGGTGCTGGGTGTGGCAGGGCGCCGACAGCGGCAGCGGGCGCGGCGGCGGCTATGGCCGCGTGAAATGGCAGGGCGTGACCCAGGCCGTGCACAAGGTGGTGTGGCACATCGCCGGCGGGCGCCCGCTGCGCAAGGGCGAGCAGCTGGACCACGAGTGCCGGGTGCGCCGCTGCTGCAACCCGGCGCATCTGCGCCCCATGTTCCAGCCGCGCAACATGAAGCTGGCGCATGCCCGCCGCCGCGCGGACTTCACGGCGGAGGCGGTGCGGTGA
- a CDS encoding head-tail connector protein, with translation MLPRVVVAPPPLVTLAEAKMYLRVDSAHEDTLITAFLASASAFFDGPRSIGRAIGAQTLEFDLPCFPQGGIALPAPTFTSLVSIVYTDAAGTEQTIGPSGARFTDGRGVDGALLPASAWPTDAAPDTIRVRYLAGCPDEEPFLAIAKQGVRLLTQYWYDNREAFGQYPAAAQDLRRLIRVQRF, from the coding sequence ATGCTGCCGAGGGTCGTCGTCGCGCCGCCGCCTCTCGTGACGCTGGCGGAGGCAAAGATGTATCTGCGCGTGGATTCCGCGCATGAAGACACGCTGATTACTGCCTTTCTGGCGTCGGCCTCGGCGTTCTTCGACGGCCCTCGCAGCATCGGCCGCGCCATCGGCGCGCAGACGCTTGAATTCGATCTGCCCTGCTTCCCGCAGGGCGGCATCGCGCTCCCGGCGCCCACCTTCACCTCGCTGGTGAGCATCGTCTACACGGACGCGGCGGGCACCGAGCAAACAATCGGGCCGAGTGGCGCGCGCTTCACGGATGGGCGGGGCGTTGATGGGGCGCTGCTGCCCGCTTCGGCCTGGCCTACTGATGCCGCACCCGACACGATCCGGGTTCGCTATCTCGCCGGTTGCCCGGACGAAGAGCCCTTCCTCGCCATTGCCAAGCAGGGTGTCCGGCTGCTGACGCAATACTGGTATGACAACCGCGAGGCTTTCGGCCAGTACCCCGCCGCCGCGCAGGATCTGCGGCGCCTCATACGGGTGCAGAGGTTCTGA
- a CDS encoding phage head closure protein, with amino-acid sequence MAEPGKMDRRITLYEPGAETGRDGFNAPILAAPTAREVWAAYAPASDRERMQSAEVGATITARFRIRWSPDVAPLSPVWWLVFEGRTFDISGVKEIGRRDGIEITASARAE; translated from the coding sequence ATGGCCGAGCCGGGCAAGATGGACCGCCGCATCACGCTCTATGAGCCGGGCGCGGAGACGGGGCGCGACGGGTTCAACGCGCCGATCCTCGCGGCGCCGACGGCGCGGGAGGTGTGGGCGGCGTATGCGCCGGCCTCCGACCGCGAGCGCATGCAGTCGGCCGAGGTGGGGGCAACGATCACCGCACGCTTCCGCATCCGCTGGAGCCCGGATGTCGCCCCGCTGTCGCCCGTGTGGTGGCTGGTGTTCGAGGGCCGGACCTTCGACATATCCGGCGTCAAGGAGATCGGTCGGCGCGACGGCATCGAGATCACCGCCTCGGCGAGGGCCGAGTGA
- a CDS encoding terminase large subunit, with product MSVSFACPDWFAKLQAGQSPIPALPLDDVLADCAVALFNKLRVPDIAGMPTMGEVAGEWMRDIVRVAFGSIEPTTGRRFVGEILNLVPKKNGKTTNAAALGLIALMMNRRPNVDGIIVGPTQEVADKCFAQAAAMIAADPYLSRRFKVKEHIKTIIDLHVDPVTGVQMNAKLKIKSFDPKVVTGSIPAFAILDELHVMAHAKYASRVIGQIRGGMVTNEESLLIIITTQSEVEPFGVFKEELDYARGVRDGRITEGVRMLPILYEFPEAMQIAEDKPWKNPKNWPAVLPNLGRSITIDRLTAEWRTAQDKGDGAAREWASQHLNIQIGQALHHGRWIGVDFWPAAADRRITLDYLIAHSDVITFGGDVGGLKDLWGLAALGRHKVTRHWMLWVKAWAQKVVLERHPEIAERLRDYEKDGDLVICEHVTQDAEEAAAIIVKVREEGLLPATGGVGLDAAGVTGLLEELASHGITEPCVAAVNQGYKLSSSIFGAERKLADGTLRHCGSAMLNWTCGNLLAEERGQNVYMHKRADAEKIDPMMAAFNAIEMMSRNPVAHNPRSVYETRGVLYV from the coding sequence ATGTCCGTCTCCTTCGCCTGTCCCGACTGGTTCGCCAAGCTCCAGGCCGGACAAAGCCCGATCCCGGCGTTGCCGCTTGACGACGTGCTGGCCGACTGCGCCGTCGCGCTCTTCAACAAGCTGCGCGTTCCCGACATCGCCGGCATGCCGACCATGGGTGAGGTTGCCGGCGAGTGGATGCGCGACATTGTGCGTGTTGCGTTCGGTTCGATCGAGCCGACGACGGGGCGCCGCTTCGTCGGTGAAATCCTAAACTTGGTCCCCAAAAAAAATGGGAAGACGACCAATGCTGCCGCGCTCGGCCTGATTGCCCTGATGATGAACCGGCGCCCGAATGTCGACGGCATCATCGTCGGGCCGACGCAGGAGGTAGCCGACAAGTGCTTCGCCCAGGCAGCGGCGATGATCGCGGCTGACCCCTACCTGTCGCGGCGCTTCAAGGTGAAGGAGCACATCAAGACGATCATCGATCTGCACGTGGACCCGGTCACCGGCGTGCAGATGAATGCGAAGCTCAAGATCAAGAGCTTCGATCCGAAGGTGGTCACGGGGTCGATCCCCGCCTTTGCGATCCTCGATGAACTGCACGTCATGGCGCACGCCAAATATGCGAGCCGCGTCATCGGACAGATCCGGGGTGGCATGGTGACGAATGAGGAGAGCCTGCTCATCATCATCACCACGCAGTCCGAGGTGGAGCCGTTCGGGGTTTTCAAGGAAGAGCTCGACTATGCGCGCGGTGTGCGTGACGGACGCATCACCGAAGGCGTGCGTATGCTGCCGATCCTCTATGAATTCCCTGAAGCGATGCAGATCGCCGAAGACAAGCCGTGGAAGAACCCGAAGAACTGGCCGGCGGTGCTGCCGAACCTTGGGCGCTCCATCACCATTGATCGCCTGACAGCGGAATGGCGGACGGCGCAGGACAAGGGCGACGGCGCGGCACGCGAATGGGCGTCGCAACATCTTAATATCCAGATCGGCCAGGCGCTGCATCACGGGCGTTGGATCGGGGTCGATTTCTGGCCGGCGGCGGCGGATCGGCGCATCACGCTCGACTATCTGATCGCTCATTCGGACGTGATCACGTTCGGCGGCGATGTCGGCGGGCTCAAGGATCTCTGGGGCCTTGCCGCTCTGGGGCGGCACAAGGTCACTCGGCATTGGATGCTGTGGGTCAAGGCGTGGGCGCAGAAGGTGGTGCTTGAGCGTCACCCCGAAATCGCCGAGCGGCTGCGCGACTATGAGAAGGATGGCGATCTCGTCATTTGCGAGCACGTCACGCAGGACGCTGAGGAGGCCGCTGCCATCATCGTGAAGGTTCGCGAGGAGGGCCTGCTGCCAGCGACCGGAGGCGTCGGGCTCGACGCTGCGGGCGTGACCGGCCTGCTGGAAGAGCTTGCGTCGCATGGCATCACCGAGCCCTGCGTGGCGGCGGTCAACCAAGGTTACAAGCTGTCATCGTCCATTTTCGGTGCGGAGCGCAAGCTCGCCGACGGCACACTGAGGCACTGCGGATCGGCCATGCTCAACTGGACATGCGGGAATCTGCTTGCGGAGGAGCGCGGCCAGAATGTGTACATGCACAAGCGCGCCGACGCCGAAAAGATCGACCCGATGATGGCCGCGTTCAACGCCATTGAGATGATGAGCCGCAACCCCGTCGCCCATAATCCCCGCTCGGTCTACGAGACCCGCGGCGTGCTCTACGTGTGA
- a CDS encoding phage major capsid protein, producing the protein MRTFVFAALAVAAIAFLCVDTHVVAALAHYSGNLAGPATMAMFAAPSASFRGIQRVRAEANDDPVKVFAELQRTVEAFKAEQEKALADIRKKVEDPLQAEKVERINADISRHTAALDEINAAIAALKLGGGGGAPNADVQAHAKAFDGFFRRGAEAGLRDLEVKAGLTSQSNPDGGFLVPTQMEATIDRVLGTVSALRSAARVITISTGSYTKDVNMGGAAAGWVGEEEARTETGTPSLRSLEFPVMELYAEPYATQIILDDARIDIEQWLADEVSITFAEKEGAAFITGDGVKKPRGLLSYEKVANGSYAWGKTGYIASGHASAFASTAPADALIDLFHALRAGYRNNANWLMSDITLGALRKMKDGQGNYLWAPPTTPEAPSTILGKPVITDDNMPSVGADAFPIAFGDFQRAYLVIDRAGIRVLRNPYKVNGKVAFYTTKRVGGGIQNFEAVKLLKIATS; encoded by the coding sequence ATGCGCACTTTCGTGTTCGCGGCGCTGGCCGTCGCGGCAATCGCCTTCCTGTGCGTCGACACCCACGTGGTGGCGGCGCTTGCTCACTATTCCGGCAACCTTGCCGGCCCCGCCACCATGGCAATGTTCGCCGCGCCGTCGGCGTCGTTTCGCGGCATCCAGCGGGTGCGCGCCGAAGCCAATGATGACCCGGTGAAGGTCTTCGCCGAATTGCAGCGTACCGTCGAAGCCTTCAAGGCCGAGCAGGAAAAGGCTCTCGCGGATATCCGCAAGAAGGTCGAAGATCCGTTGCAGGCGGAGAAGGTCGAGCGCATCAACGCGGACATCTCCCGCCATACTGCCGCGCTCGATGAGATCAATGCCGCCATCGCGGCGCTGAAGCTCGGCGGCGGCGGCGGCGCCCCGAATGCCGATGTGCAGGCGCACGCCAAGGCATTCGACGGGTTCTTCCGCCGTGGCGCCGAGGCAGGGCTTCGCGATCTGGAGGTGAAGGCTGGCCTCACCAGCCAGTCCAACCCGGATGGTGGCTTCCTCGTGCCGACGCAGATGGAAGCGACTATCGACCGCGTGCTCGGCACGGTGTCGGCTCTGCGCTCGGCGGCGCGCGTCATCACCATCTCGACGGGCTCCTACACCAAGGATGTCAATATGGGCGGCGCCGCCGCCGGCTGGGTGGGCGAGGAAGAGGCGCGCACCGAGACGGGTACGCCTTCGCTGCGCTCGCTCGAATTCCCGGTCATGGAACTCTATGCCGAGCCCTATGCCACGCAGATCATTCTCGACGATGCGCGCATCGATATCGAGCAGTGGCTGGCCGACGAGGTGTCGATCACCTTCGCCGAGAAGGAAGGCGCTGCCTTCATCACCGGCGACGGCGTGAAGAAGCCGCGCGGCCTTCTGTCCTATGAGAAGGTGGCGAATGGCTCTTATGCATGGGGCAAGACCGGCTACATCGCCAGCGGCCATGCCTCGGCCTTCGCGAGCACGGCGCCGGCCGATGCGCTGATTGATCTGTTCCATGCGCTGCGCGCCGGCTACCGCAACAACGCCAACTGGCTGATGTCCGACATCACCCTCGGCGCGCTGCGCAAGATGAAGGACGGCCAGGGCAATTATCTCTGGGCGCCGCCGACCACGCCGGAAGCGCCGTCGACCATTCTCGGCAAGCCCGTCATCACCGATGACAACATGCCCTCCGTGGGAGCGGATGCCTTCCCGATCGCCTTCGGCGATTTCCAGCGCGCCTATCTCGTGATCGACCGCGCCGGCATCCGCGTGTTGCGCAACCCCTACAAGGTCAACGGCAAGGTGGCCTTCTACACCACCAAGCGCGTCGGCGGCGGCATCCAGAACTTCGAAGCGGTCAAGCTGCTGAAGATCGCCACCAGCTGA
- a CDS encoding DNA-methyltransferase yields the protein MMAAREIRAVEQVVTDTHALYQGDCCELIRAIPSGTVHFGVHSPPFEGLYKFSNFDRDLSNSEGGLFWEHYAFLIAELLRVTMPGRLHSVHCMQLPTSKIRHGHIGMRDFRGEIVRAYEDAGWIFHSEVCIWKNPVVAQQRTKSIRLLHKQVLKDSALSGQGLADYVLTFRKPGDNSEPISGPFETFHGEGLDLSRPAYERWCAGLEAGAKPWPYDTWVSTLIWQRYASPVWMDINQTRTLQYRSARDAKDEQHISPLQLDVIERCLDLWSNPGDTVLTPFLGIGSEVYCAVRMGRRGIGFELKPSYFAQAVRNCARAGQPEDEGLFATDEAADLLPEAAADLQVEAAE from the coding sequence ATGATGGCCGCCCGCGAGATCCGCGCCGTCGAGCAGGTGGTGACGGACACCCACGCCCTCTACCAGGGCGATTGCTGCGAACTGATCCGCGCCATTCCCAGCGGAACGGTGCATTTCGGCGTGCATTCGCCGCCCTTTGAAGGGCTCTACAAGTTCTCGAATTTCGACCGCGACCTTTCCAACAGCGAGGGCGGGCTGTTCTGGGAGCATTATGCCTTTCTGATCGCCGAGCTGCTGCGGGTGACGATGCCCGGCCGGCTGCACAGCGTGCACTGCATGCAGCTGCCCACCAGCAAGATCCGCCACGGGCATATCGGCATGCGGGATTTCCGCGGCGAGATCGTGCGGGCTTACGAGGATGCCGGGTGGATTTTCCATTCCGAAGTGTGCATCTGGAAAAACCCGGTGGTGGCGCAGCAGCGCACCAAATCCATCCGCCTGCTGCACAAGCAGGTGTTGAAGGACTCCGCCCTCTCCGGCCAGGGGCTGGCGGATTATGTGCTGACCTTCCGCAAGCCGGGCGACAATTCCGAGCCGATCAGCGGGCCTTTCGAGACCTTTCACGGCGAGGGGCTCGACCTTTCCCGCCCGGCCTATGAGCGCTGGTGTGCCGGGCTGGAGGCGGGGGCGAAGCCCTGGCCCTATGACACATGGGTGTCGACGCTGATCTGGCAGCGCTACGCCTCGCCGGTGTGGATGGACATCAACCAGACGCGCACCCTGCAATATCGCAGCGCCCGCGACGCCAAGGACGAGCAGCATATTTCGCCGCTGCAGCTCGACGTGATCGAGCGGTGCCTCGACCTGTGGAGCAACCCGGGCGACACGGTGCTGACCCCGTTCCTCGGCATCGGCTCCGAGGTTTATTGCGCCGTGCGCATGGGGCGGCGTGGCATCGGGTTTGAACTGAAACCCAGCTATTTCGCGCAGGCGGTGCGCAACTGCGCCCGCGCCGGCCAGCCCGAGGATGAGGGGCTGTTCGCCACTGACGAGGCGGCCGACCTCCTGCCGGAGGCGGCGGCCGACCTCCAAGTGGAGGCGGCGGAATGA
- a CDS encoding helix-turn-helix domain-containing protein has translation MSNEAQAWASKLDIVLGSSTRFVLMALANFANDDNLAWVARRTIVKYTELSLATVTRSLRDLEARGLIERTERARENGSRTTDMIRLLVGISPRSAAPPCQGDEGGTRHHDKAPSSPRSGPLVTVTSPDPSLEPSIEEESPQPPQGAGVGISNSDGEGEQGAAPAETVDTQFDVLWAQYGADPTASRAKALRAWTKLSATDRAQALALLPRFLDHCRAKSRKICDPSTYLAERRWEGLANLPAPAAKAEAARPVETDPVSRAVQWAMSGRTDERWVFVAADSEAWQAWQEAFAATGNAHRLTYGRFLTRLPDGSMARLPGRSFPMRYPPKPGAGPPGEAAAGDDEMAAFVDGGG, from the coding sequence ATGAGCAACGAAGCGCAGGCATGGGCATCGAAGCTCGACATCGTGCTGGGTTCCAGCACGCGCTTCGTGCTGATGGCGCTGGCGAATTTCGCCAATGACGACAATCTCGCATGGGTCGCCCGGCGCACGATCGTCAAATACACCGAGTTGAGCCTCGCCACGGTCACCCGGTCGCTACGCGATTTGGAGGCGCGGGGGCTTATCGAGCGCACGGAGCGCGCGCGGGAAAACGGCTCCCGCACTACCGACATGATCCGGCTGCTGGTCGGCATTTCGCCGCGCTCCGCCGCCCCCCCTTGTCAGGGTGACGAGGGGGGTACTCGTCACCATGACAAGGCCCCCTCGTCACCACGATCAGGCCCCCTCGTCACGGTGACGAGTCCAGATCCCTCACTTGAACCCTCAATTGAAGAAGAATCCCCCCAACCCCCCCAGGGGGCAGGGGTGGGGATTTCAAATTCTGATGGGGAAGGGGAGCAGGGGGCGGCACCGGCCGAGACGGTCGACACGCAGTTCGATGTGCTGTGGGCGCAGTACGGCGCCGACCCGACTGCCAGCCGGGCGAAGGCCCTGCGGGCATGGACCAAGCTCTCCGCCACCGACCGGGCGCAGGCGCTGGCGCTGCTGCCGCGCTTCCTCGACCATTGCCGGGCGAAGAGCCGCAAGATCTGCGATCCCTCGACCTATCTCGCCGAGCGGCGATGGGAGGGGCTGGCCAATCTGCCGGCGCCTGCCGCCAAGGCCGAGGCCGCGCGGCCGGTCGAGACGGACCCGGTGAGCCGGGCCGTGCAATGGGCGATGAGCGGACGCACCGATGAGCGCTGGGTGTTCGTCGCGGCCGACAGCGAGGCGTGGCAGGCGTGGCAGGAGGCCTTCGCGGCGACCGGCAATGCACATCGACTCACCTATGGCCGTTTCCTGACCCGGCTGCCGGATGGGTCCATGGCGCGCCTTCCCGGTCGGAGCTTCCCCATGCGCTACCCGCCCAAGCCGGGCGCCGGCCCGCCGGGCGAGGCGGCGGCGGGCGACGACGAGATGGCGGCATTTGTGGACGGCGGCGGGTGA
- a CDS encoding helicase, with product MSDLSAYHQFLAAKAIVDPPSGIAAPSGLPECLFEFQHACTSWALRRGRAALFAGTGLGKSLMELSWADAVQRETQGDVLHLAPLAVSAQLGREAGKFGLAARVVKAGRDAEPGTSITNYQKIDRFDLSRFAGVILDESSILKSTDGHYRTRLIEECARIPYRLAATATPAPNDFMELGNHAEFLGVMSYTDMLATFFVHDGGDTQKWRLKGHAEEDFWRWMASWAVMLRRPSDLGFDDGAYALPPLHQIEHRVEVELSGEGFGLFAPMAVTMKERLAARRDSVGARVARAAALTPADRPFVWWCNLNAESEAITAAIPGAVEVRGTDIDDVKERKLVDFSEGRIRVLVTKPSIAGFGMNWQHCADTGFVGLTDSFEQVYQAIRRFWRFGQTRPVNVHFVVAATEGAVLANLRRKEADAERMAAAMVRHMADLSTRAVRGVERERPAYAPGHPFVLPEWIGAGA from the coding sequence GTGAGCGACCTTTCCGCCTATCACCAGTTTCTCGCTGCCAAGGCGATTGTCGACCCGCCGAGCGGCATTGCCGCGCCTTCCGGCCTGCCGGAATGCTTGTTCGAGTTCCAGCATGCATGCACAAGCTGGGCGCTGCGGCGGGGGCGGGCGGCGCTGTTTGCCGGCACGGGGCTGGGCAAGAGCCTGATGGAGCTTTCCTGGGCGGATGCCGTGCAGCGGGAGACGCAGGGCGATGTGCTGCATTTGGCGCCGCTGGCGGTTTCTGCCCAGCTGGGGCGCGAGGCCGGGAAGTTCGGCCTTGCCGCCCGGGTGGTGAAGGCGGGGCGCGACGCTGAGCCGGGCACAAGCATCACCAACTATCAGAAGATTGACCGCTTCGACCTGTCGCGCTTTGCCGGGGTGATCCTCGACGAGTCGTCCATCCTGAAATCCACCGATGGGCATTACCGCACGCGGCTGATCGAGGAATGCGCGCGCATTCCCTACCGGCTGGCGGCAACCGCCACCCCGGCGCCGAACGACTTCATGGAATTGGGCAACCATGCCGAGTTTCTCGGCGTGATGAGCTACACCGACATGCTCGCCACCTTCTTTGTGCATGACGGCGGCGACACCCAGAAATGGCGGCTGAAGGGCCACGCCGAGGAGGATTTCTGGCGCTGGATGGCCAGCTGGGCGGTGATGTTGCGCCGGCCTTCCGACCTCGGCTTTGACGATGGCGCCTATGCGCTGCCGCCGCTCCACCAGATCGAGCACCGGGTGGAGGTGGAGCTTTCCGGCGAGGGCTTCGGCCTGTTCGCGCCCATGGCGGTGACGATGAAGGAACGGCTGGCGGCGCGCCGCGACAGCGTGGGCGCCCGTGTTGCCCGGGCGGCGGCGCTTACTCCGGCGGATCGCCCCTTCGTGTGGTGGTGCAACCTCAACGCCGAGAGCGAAGCGATCACCGCCGCCATCCCCGGCGCTGTGGAGGTGCGGGGCACCGACATCGACGACGTGAAAGAGCGCAAGCTGGTCGACTTCTCCGAAGGGCGCATCCGCGTGCTGGTGACGAAGCCTTCCATCGCCGGCTTCGGGATGAACTGGCAGCACTGCGCCGACACCGGCTTTGTCGGCCTGACCGACAGTTTCGAGCAGGTGTATCAGGCCATCCGCCGCTTCTGGCGCTTCGGCCAGACGCGCCCAGTGAATGTGCATTTCGTGGTGGCGGCCACCGAGGGCGCCGTGCTGGCGAACCTGCGCCGCAAGGAGGCCGATGCCGAGCGCATGGCCGCCGCCATGGTGCGCCACATGGCCGACCTTTCCACCCGCGCCGTGCGCGGCGTGGAGCGCGAGCGCCCGGCCTATGCGCCCGGGCACCCCTTTGTTCTCCCCGAATGGATAGGAGCCGGCGCATGA
- a CDS encoding HNH endonuclease gives MARLKTLPARLAPAPSRLATQTHAGPDRDRARSIAAPWRAWYKTARWQKLRRAVFLRDLFTCQMTGCGKIEANTSQLVCDHKVPHRGDDSLFWCEANLQTLCKPCHDRVKQAEERRMGH, from the coding sequence ATGGCGCGGCTGAAGACGCTGCCAGCCCGGCTTGCTCCCGCACCGTCTCGTCTTGCCACCCAGACGCACGCAGGCCCTGATAGAGATCGGGCCCGCAGCATCGCGGCGCCGTGGCGCGCTTGGTACAAGACGGCCCGATGGCAGAAGCTGCGCAGGGCTGTGTTCCTGCGTGACCTGTTCACCTGCCAAATGACCGGATGCGGGAAGATCGAGGCGAACACCTCGCAGCTGGTTTGCGATCACAAGGTGCCGCATCGCGGCGATGACAGCCTGTTCTGGTGCGAAGCCAACCTGCAGACGCTGTGCAAGCCCTGCCACGACCGCGTGAAGCAGGCCGAAGAGCGCCGCATGGGGCATTGA
- a CDS encoding head maturation protease, ClpP-related produces the protein MSLRKLPKVSAAALPAFYSWDARADALSHWAERPLAAASEDSTISIYDVVGEDWWSGEGFTSKKMAGILRSIGARDVTVKINSPGGDMFEGLAIYNQLAEHPGKVTVKVMGIAASAASIIAMAGDEVLMGEGTTMMIHRAWGAVIGNYHDFAAAAPVFDGFDRNMAAIYAGRTGKSEADIIAMLDGPTRRSDGTYLTAAEAIEQKFADGTFDSTAEAGASARAEVPEPIIARRRWEARLAHAGFARKQRDEIFTLGQRDATRNATRDAGGYLADVRRFIETHRK, from the coding sequence ATGAGCCTGCGCAAGCTGCCTAAGGTGAGCGCTGCGGCGCTGCCGGCCTTCTATAGCTGGGATGCGCGCGCGGACGCGCTGTCGCATTGGGCGGAGCGCCCCCTTGCCGCTGCCAGTGAAGACAGCACCATCTCGATCTATGACGTGGTGGGCGAGGACTGGTGGTCGGGCGAGGGTTTCACGTCGAAGAAGATGGCGGGAATCCTGCGCAGCATCGGCGCCCGGGACGTGACGGTGAAGATCAATTCGCCGGGCGGAGACATGTTCGAGGGGCTGGCGATCTACAACCAGCTGGCCGAGCACCCGGGCAAGGTGACGGTGAAGGTGATGGGCATTGCCGCCTCCGCCGCCTCGATCATCGCCATGGCCGGCGACGAGGTGCTGATGGGCGAAGGCACCACGATGATGATCCATCGCGCCTGGGGCGCGGTGATCGGCAACTATCACGACTTCGCCGCCGCCGCGCCCGTGTTCGACGGCTTCGACCGGAACATGGCCGCGATCTATGCCGGGCGCACGGGCAAGAGCGAGGCCGACATTATCGCCATGCTCGACGGCCCGACGCGCCGCTCGGATGGCACCTATCTGACGGCGGCCGAGGCGATCGAGCAGAAATTCGCCGATGGCACCTTCGACAGCACAGCGGAGGCCGGCGCCTCGGCGCGGGCGGAAGTGCCCGAACCCATTATCGCCCGGCGGCGCTGGGAGGCGCGTCTGGCGCATGCCGGCTTTGCCCGCAAGCAGCGGGACGAAATCTTCACTCTGGGCCAGCGCGATGCAACCCGGAACGCCACGCGCGATGCAGGCGGCTACCTCGCCGACGTTCGTCGGTTCATCGAAACCCACCGTAAATAG
- a CDS encoding phage portal protein has translation MSVRDWLRGMLGAGPASVRASAGDGGVALDINDPNFAAHLRGGAETQSGVVMTPDAALRVSAAFRCIDLIASAVGRLPLQLVRVLSDGTRTIEADHPLYWVLMHEPNGWQTPFDFKAMMQARALLHENAFALAVWSMGRVIRFLPLDPHRVRVEQLPDYSVLYHYSRPSGGVAVFTPQEILHLRGPSVDGLNGLSRTRYAREALGLALKAEQAAANLFKNGQITPGTLEFPQQLSPEAYQRLQESMQSRRAGGENAGRHMILEEGGKMGNTSASAVDNQHLEMRQYQVEEVARAFGVPRPLLMVDETSWGSGIEQLATMFVRFGLAPWFTVWEEAIARCALTRDERRAGYCVDFDEQELLRGSMKDQADFLSKALGAGGRGGWLTKNEARRATGFSPKPGGDDLPKDAPAGAVPAMPTPEKDPSDEPAQAA, from the coding sequence ATGAGCGTTCGGGATTGGCTGCGCGGCATGCTGGGTGCCGGGCCGGCATCCGTGCGCGCGAGCGCTGGCGATGGCGGTGTCGCCCTCGACATCAACGACCCGAACTTCGCCGCCCATCTGAGGGGCGGCGCGGAGACGCAGAGCGGCGTGGTGATGACGCCGGACGCGGCGTTGCGGGTGTCGGCGGCTTTCCGGTGTATCGACCTGATCGCCTCCGCCGTCGGGCGCCTGCCACTCCAGCTTGTGCGGGTGCTGTCCGATGGCACCCGAACGATTGAGGCCGATCACCCGCTCTATTGGGTGTTGATGCACGAACCCAATGGCTGGCAGACGCCGTTCGATTTCAAGGCGATGATGCAGGCGCGGGCGCTCCTGCATGAAAATGCCTTCGCTTTGGCCGTGTGGTCGATGGGGCGGGTGATCCGGTTCCTCCCGCTCGATCCGCACCGTGTGAGGGTGGAGCAGCTGCCGGACTATAGCGTCCTCTATCACTACAGCCGCCCCAGTGGCGGCGTGGCCGTCTTCACGCCGCAGGAGATCCTGCATCTGCGCGGGCCGTCGGTGGACGGGCTGAACGGCCTGTCACGTACGCGCTACGCCAGGGAAGCGCTGGGCCTGGCGCTGAAGGCGGAGCAGGCAGCGGCGAACCTGTTCAAGAATGGGCAGATCACGCCCGGCACGCTGGAATTTCCGCAGCAGCTGTCACCGGAGGCCTATCAGCGTCTGCAGGAAAGCATGCAGTCGCGCCGCGCCGGCGGGGAGAACGCGGGCCGCCACATGATTCTGGAAGAGGGCGGTAAGATGGGCAACACGTCCGCCTCGGCCGTCGATAACCAGCACCTCGAAATGCGGCAGTACCAGGTGGAGGAAGTGGCGCGGGCCTTCGGCGTGCCGCGCCCGCTGCTGATGGTCGACGAAACGTCGTGGGGCTCCGGCATCGAACAGCTGGCCACCATGTTCGTGCGCTTCGGCCTCGCGCCGTGGTTCACGGTGTGGGAGGAGGCCATTGCGCGCTGCGCGCTCACCCGGGACGAACGCCGCGCCGGCTACTGCGTCGATTTCGACGAGCAGGAGCTGCTGCGCGGCTCCATGAAAGACCAGGCCGACTTCCTGTCCAAGGCGCTCGGCGCCGGCGGGCGGGGCGGCTGGCTCACGAAAAACGAAGCGCGGCGAGCGACCGGCTTCAGCCCCAAGCCTGGCGGCGATGACCTGCCGAAGGATGCCCCGGCCGGCGCTGTGCCGGCTATGCCGACCCCAGAAAAGGACCCGAGCGATGAGCCTGCGCAAGCTGCCTAA